Proteins encoded together in one Altererythrobacter epoxidivorans window:
- a CDS encoding TonB-dependent receptor plug domain-containing protein, with product MKKCLLLGAGLAGLAHTVPVSAQENEENVCYIVGGEQGEEQLLCYPGKRILVSGSRSGAVRLQDFTGAGTVLETETLEQRQVRDVADILRDTPGVAVTSTPGQTQLRLRGAEANHVMVLVDGIEVSDPFAGEFDMGTLQAEIGSRIEVVRGPQSALYGSDAIGGVVSYQTAPGYVASGLRAFVEAGTNGRLNGSARAGLGDAVRNLALSATVVSTDGEPNARGGARNIGRDSYTLSANGGIEASDILHLRAVGRFTRTTGDYNDQDYDPSSPTFGMVIDTPGVRYENDALYALVGARLATMDDRWTHDLSAQVADIRRDTFGPFGRTSGNDGQRLKASYVSAFAFGEGPERHSLTFAAEWEKERYRNDDPYGSAFSDWRSIENTGLAAEYLFASDSIDFSLAVRHDINSRFADETTYRIGGGYDLSAGTRIRASYGSGIKNPGFFELFGYFDGQFIGNADLKPEKSEGWEVGLDQKLLDGAVQLSATWFDSELKDEIYTTYPAPDYVATPANRDSVSSRKGLELSGKAKLASNITLDLAYTWLDAKEDGVEEVRRPGNIASAILGWVAPDDAASATLIVRHNGATDDLAFTDPSYIPVIERLDAFTLVNLAGEARLNDRLRLFGRIENLFDERYEQVFSFVSPGRQVVAGIRAEF from the coding sequence GTGAAGAAATGCCTTTTACTGGGTGCGGGCCTTGCCGGGCTCGCCCATACTGTGCCGGTTTCCGCGCAGGAGAATGAAGAGAACGTCTGCTATATCGTCGGGGGCGAGCAGGGCGAAGAGCAGCTGCTTTGCTATCCCGGCAAACGTATTCTCGTTTCCGGAAGCCGCTCTGGTGCTGTGCGATTGCAGGATTTCACCGGTGCTGGCACCGTCCTTGAAACCGAGACGCTGGAGCAGCGCCAGGTCCGCGATGTCGCCGACATCCTCCGCGATACTCCGGGCGTTGCCGTCACCAGTACCCCGGGACAGACCCAGCTTCGCCTTCGTGGGGCAGAGGCGAACCACGTCATGGTGCTGGTCGACGGGATCGAAGTGTCAGACCCGTTCGCCGGCGAGTTCGACATGGGAACGCTGCAGGCTGAAATCGGATCGCGGATCGAGGTGGTGCGCGGCCCGCAAAGCGCGCTCTACGGCTCGGATGCGATCGGCGGCGTCGTGTCATACCAGACCGCCCCGGGATATGTAGCGAGCGGCCTGAGGGCATTTGTCGAAGCCGGTACGAACGGTAGGCTCAACGGCTCGGCGCGCGCTGGCCTGGGCGATGCAGTCCGCAATCTTGCGCTGTCGGCGACAGTCGTAAGCACCGATGGCGAGCCCAATGCCCGCGGCGGTGCGCGCAATATCGGCCGCGACAGCTATACCCTGTCGGCAAATGGCGGGATCGAGGCGAGCGACATCCTGCACCTGCGCGCCGTGGGCCGCTTCACAAGGACGACCGGCGATTACAACGACCAGGATTACGACCCGAGCAGCCCGACATTCGGCATGGTGATCGACACCCCCGGCGTGCGCTATGAGAACGACGCGCTCTATGCGCTCGTCGGCGCAAGGCTTGCGACAATGGATGATCGCTGGACCCACGATCTGTCGGCACAGGTCGCGGACATCCGCCGCGATACCTTCGGACCGTTCGGGCGCACCTCGGGGAACGACGGCCAGCGACTGAAGGCTTCCTATGTCAGTGCGTTTGCCTTTGGCGAGGGGCCTGAAAGGCATTCGCTGACCTTCGCCGCTGAATGGGAGAAGGAACGCTACCGCAACGACGACCCCTATGGCTCGGCATTTTCCGATTGGCGCTCGATCGAGAATACCGGCCTCGCAGCCGAATATCTCTTTGCTTCGGACAGCATCGATTTCTCGCTCGCCGTCCGCCACGACATCAATTCGCGTTTCGCGGATGAAACCACCTACCGCATTGGCGGCGGCTACGATCTGTCCGCGGGTACGCGAATCCGGGCGAGCTATGGCAGCGGCATCAAGAACCCGGGCTTCTTCGAACTGTTCGGTTATTTCGACGGGCAATTCATCGGCAATGCCGATCTTAAGCCCGAAAAGTCGGAAGGCTGGGAGGTCGGCCTCGATCAGAAGCTTCTGGACGGCGCCGTGCAACTTTCGGCGACTTGGTTCGATAGCGAGCTGAAGGACGAAATCTACACCACCTATCCGGCGCCGGACTATGTTGCGACGCCCGCCAACCGCGACAGCGTTTCCAGCCGCAAGGGGCTGGAACTGAGCGGAAAGGCGAAGCTCGCCAGCAATATCACGCTCGACCTCGCCTACACCTGGCTCGATGCAAAGGAAGACGGGGTCGAGGAAGTCCGCCGTCCGGGCAACATCGCCTCGGCTATTCTGGGATGGGTGGCTCCCGACGACGCGGCGAGTGCGACCCTGATCGTGCGCCACAATGGGGCAACCGACGATCTCGCCTTCACCGATCCCAGCTACATTCCGGTAATCGAAAGGCTGGACGCATTTACGCTCGTCAATCTGGCGGGTGAGGCGCGGTTGAACGACCGCCTGCGCCTCTTCGGACGTATCGAGAACCTGTTCGACGAACGCTACGAACAGGTGTTCAGCTTCGTATCTCCTGGCCGGCAGGTGGTTGCAGGAATACGCGCAGAGTTTTGA
- a CDS encoding Bax inhibitor-1/YccA family protein, with amino-acid sequence MADWNEQQRSRPGFGTVPRTGDLASGVTFDEGLRKHMLSIYNYMTSGVLLTGIVALLTARSGLALSFASGPLMWIVALSPLAIVFAMSFGANKFSKTTLQAMFWGFAVLMGLSLSTIFLVYTGSSIAATFFATAGAFAGLSLWGYTTKKDISGWGSFLLMGVIGLIIASVINMFLGSGTMSLVISFLGVLIFAGLTAYDTQRLKTEYSYCRGTEFAGKAVVLGALSLYLDFINMFLFLLRFMGSRE; translated from the coding sequence ATGGCTGATTGGAACGAACAGCAGCGTAGCCGACCGGGTTTCGGCACCGTCCCGCGCACGGGCGATCTCGCTTCTGGCGTCACCTTCGACGAGGGCCTGCGCAAGCATATGCTCTCCATCTACAACTACATGACATCCGGCGTCCTGCTGACAGGGATCGTCGCGCTGCTCACTGCGCGTTCGGGACTGGCATTGTCCTTTGCCAGCGGGCCGCTGATGTGGATCGTCGCCCTGTCGCCGCTCGCAATCGTTTTCGCGATGAGCTTTGGCGCAAACAAGTTCAGCAAGACCACGCTCCAGGCGATGTTCTGGGGCTTTGCGGTGCTGATGGGCCTCTCCCTGTCGACGATTTTCCTCGTCTACACGGGCTCGAGCATCGCTGCGACGTTCTTCGCCACGGCAGGTGCCTTCGCAGGTCTCAGCCTGTGGGGTTACACCACGAAGAAAGACATCTCGGGCTGGGGCAGCTTCCTGCTCATGGGCGTGATCGGCCTGATCATCGCAAGCGTGATCAACATGTTCCTGGGTTCGGGCACCATGTCGCTGGTCATCAGCTTCCTTGGTGTGCTGATCTTCGCAGGCCTCACCGCCTACGATACCCAGCGGCTGAAGACCGAGTACAGCTATTGCCGGGGCACTGAATTTGCGGGCAAGGCCGTCGTCCTCGGCGCGCTGAGTTTGTACCTCGACTTCATCAACATGTTCCTGTTCCTGCTGCGGTTCATGGGTTCGCGCGAGTAA
- a CDS encoding pyrroline-5-carboxylate reductase family protein yields the protein MPHFEKMLIIGCGNMGGAMLAGWLAAGESAARFTVLDPQLDAAPEGVELIRDASEAGSHDCVLLGFKPQQLGAIAPGIQSLTGPEVTVFSLLAGLDRATLRDAFPAAHAHVRVMPNLASRIGKSPVILCESGLTESEKPAALDVFGKLGTALWLDDERKFDIVTALAGSGPGFVYRFIDALASAAVSLGVEPDMADSLALATVEGSAALAAGADISPGELADRVASPGGMTREGLNILDADNALKNLLVETLRATADKGAELGRGAAKQP from the coding sequence GTGCCGCATTTTGAAAAAATGCTGATCATCGGATGCGGTAACATGGGCGGAGCCATGCTCGCAGGATGGCTTGCTGCTGGCGAGAGCGCGGCGAGGTTCACCGTGCTCGACCCGCAACTGGACGCTGCACCAGAGGGCGTCGAACTGATCCGCGATGCGTCCGAAGCGGGTTCGCACGATTGCGTCCTGCTCGGCTTCAAGCCGCAACAATTGGGTGCGATCGCCCCCGGCATACAGTCGCTGACCGGACCGGAAGTGACCGTGTTCTCCCTGCTTGCAGGCCTCGATCGCGCGACGCTCCGTGATGCTTTCCCCGCAGCGCACGCCCACGTACGTGTCATGCCAAACCTCGCATCGCGCATCGGCAAATCCCCGGTGATACTGTGCGAGAGCGGCCTGACGGAAAGCGAGAAGCCCGCGGCGCTCGACGTGTTCGGCAAGCTCGGGACGGCCCTGTGGCTGGATGACGAGCGCAAATTCGACATCGTCACGGCCCTTGCTGGATCGGGCCCCGGCTTCGTTTATCGCTTCATCGACGCGCTGGCATCTGCCGCAGTGAGCCTGGGGGTCGAACCGGACATGGCGGACAGCCTGGCGCTGGCAACGGTCGAAGGATCGGCCGCATTGGCGGCCGGTGCGGACATTTCTCCGGGCGAGCTGGCCGACCGCGTTGCGAGCCCCGGCGGGATGACGCGCGAGGGGCTGAATATCTTGGATGCCGATAACGCCTTGAAAAACCTCCTGGTCGAGACATTGCGCGCGACCGCGGACAAGGGCGCCGAATTGGGCAGGGGTGCAGCGAAACAGCCTTAA
- a CDS encoding YbjN domain-containing protein: MRVREQEYSAQDDAGPVDMLAALFDARGWPCEIVSEDEVTGEVQGSWAKYQIRAIWRGEDNVLQLLCLPDIRVASHKRGEAYELLSLVNEQMWLGHFDIWSNGDVLLYRHGALLGDDGMLSLMQAQALVETAIDECDRFYPAFQFVLWGDKTPKAALESAMVDAAGEA; this comes from the coding sequence ATGAGAGTGCGCGAGCAGGAATATTCGGCTCAGGATGACGCCGGACCAGTGGATATGCTGGCTGCGCTGTTCGATGCGCGTGGGTGGCCGTGCGAAATCGTGTCCGAAGACGAGGTCACGGGCGAGGTGCAGGGAAGCTGGGCGAAATACCAGATCCGCGCGATCTGGCGCGGCGAGGACAATGTCCTGCAATTGCTCTGCCTGCCCGATATCCGGGTCGCCAGCCACAAGCGCGGCGAGGCCTACGAGCTTCTTTCGCTGGTGAACGAGCAGATGTGGCTCGGCCATTTCGACATCTGGTCGAACGGCGACGTGCTGCTGTACCGGCACGGCGCGCTGCTCGGCGATGACGGCATGCTGTCGCTCATGCAGGCGCAGGCGCTGGTCGAGACAGCGATCGACGAATGCGACCGGTTCTATCCCGCTTTCCAGTTCGTGCTGTGGGGCGACAAGACCCCGAAAGCCGCGCTCGAGAGCGCCATGGTGGACGCCGCCGGCGAAGCCTGA
- a CDS encoding tetratricopeptide repeat protein, whose amino-acid sequence MNFQHVPKALLAATALTAATVPAIPAYAQSGDAPVSREVVQPLPSPDVQRLNRALKRLATNSRDLGALIDAGNAALALNDLDASMGFFGRAQELSPSNADAKMGMAAIFLRSERPVEALRLFSEAEKSGASPSAVLPERGLAYDLVGNGYEAQASYRAALARENNDEIVRRLALSQAIAGDRAGFEATLRPLLDKRDYAAYRTRAFGLAILGDAKEARAITDAVMPKDLASRIAPYLDYMPRLTKAQQAAAANLGIFPRAAQIGRDDPRIAQYASSTAPAAAQAGDKLAPQGAPLGNPKPIRLKNTNTKSAAKSKGKADNTVKVAAATRVEAMPPAQSGSRLAAVAREQSLAPPPPQPMQQAPSAEVVTVVAAPPASAPTEVVRPAVSTFDLAQVSSGELPPVASSASSLPAAPPQMAQTAQRSEAVPTVQSVPEPAPSVADAFADFTAGPTTRTNAGTGAVDITAIKVPREKPPEPPKPEKPTHPSRIWVQVATGKELSALKFDWRRFSRQAPELLGDFKPHVTAWGQANRLLAGPVASDAAARDLVKALKGKDLDAFTFTSPEGQEITILQ is encoded by the coding sequence ATGAATTTCCAGCATGTTCCGAAAGCGCTCCTGGCCGCGACGGCCCTGACAGCTGCGACCGTTCCAGCGATTCCGGCCTATGCCCAGTCGGGCGATGCGCCGGTATCGCGCGAAGTGGTCCAGCCGCTCCCGTCGCCAGATGTGCAGCGGCTCAATCGCGCGCTCAAGCGGCTAGCAACCAACTCCCGCGACCTCGGCGCACTGATCGATGCCGGAAATGCAGCGCTTGCTCTCAACGATCTCGATGCATCGATGGGGTTTTTCGGCCGGGCACAGGAATTGTCGCCCAGCAATGCCGATGCAAAGATGGGGATGGCGGCCATCTTCCTCCGATCGGAACGTCCGGTAGAGGCATTGCGCCTGTTCAGCGAGGCTGAGAAGTCCGGCGCCTCTCCGTCCGCAGTGCTGCCCGAACGCGGGCTGGCCTACGATCTCGTCGGCAATGGCTATGAAGCGCAGGCCAGCTATCGCGCCGCACTTGCGCGCGAAAACAATGACGAGATTGTCCGTCGGCTGGCGCTGAGCCAGGCGATCGCCGGAGACCGGGCAGGCTTCGAAGCGACCCTGCGGCCCTTGCTCGACAAGCGCGATTATGCCGCATACCGGACGCGTGCCTTTGGTCTCGCCATCCTGGGCGACGCGAAGGAAGCGCGGGCGATCACCGATGCCGTGATGCCGAAAGATCTGGCGAGCCGGATCGCGCCCTATCTCGATTACATGCCGCGCCTGACAAAGGCCCAGCAGGCGGCCGCGGCCAATCTCGGTATCTTTCCCCGCGCAGCACAGATCGGCCGCGATGATCCGCGAATTGCCCAATATGCCAGTTCTACGGCACCGGCTGCTGCTCAGGCTGGCGACAAGCTGGCTCCGCAAGGGGCGCCGCTCGGCAATCCCAAGCCCATCAGGTTGAAGAATACGAACACCAAGAGCGCCGCCAAGTCGAAGGGCAAGGCCGACAATACGGTCAAGGTGGCTGCCGCAACGCGGGTGGAGGCCATGCCGCCAGCCCAATCGGGCAGCAGGCTTGCCGCTGTCGCCCGCGAACAATCGCTTGCGCCGCCGCCACCGCAGCCGATGCAGCAGGCACCATCGGCAGAGGTCGTCACCGTCGTTGCTGCACCGCCAGCCAGCGCGCCGACCGAGGTCGTGCGTCCCGCAGTCTCTACCTTTGACCTCGCGCAAGTAAGTAGCGGGGAGCTTCCCCCTGTCGCCTCATCAGCGTCCAGCCTTCCTGCCGCACCTCCGCAGATGGCGCAGACGGCGCAGCGTTCCGAAGCCGTCCCGACAGTCCAGTCGGTGCCGGAACCGGCACCCAGTGTCGCCGACGCATTTGCCGATTTTACCGCCGGACCGACCACGCGCACGAATGCTGGAACAGGTGCTGTCGACATTACCGCGATCAAGGTGCCGCGCGAGAAACCGCCTGAACCACCGAAACCGGAAAAGCCGACCCACCCGAGCCGGATCTGGGTCCAGGTCGCCACGGGCAAGGAGCTTTCCGCGCTCAAGTTCGATTGGCGGCGTTTTTCCCGCCAGGCTCCCGAATTGCTTGGGGATTTCAAACCGCATGTGACCGCGTGGGGGCAGGCCAACCGTTTGCTCGCTGGTCCGGTGGCTTCCGATGCGGCCGCAAGGGATCTCGTCAAGGCGTTGAAGGGCAAGGACCTCGACGCCTTCACCTTCACGAGCCCCGAAGGCCAGGAAATCACAATTCTTCAGTAG
- the ftsZ gene encoding cell division protein FtsZ, producing MSINIGPASNEELRPRITVIGIGGAGGNAIANMIEAEIEGVDFIVANTDAQALNASTAEKRIQLGPEITGGLGAGARPEVGKAAAEETVAEIEDALEGVNMVFIAAGMGGGTGTGAAPVIAEAARRKGVLTVGVVTKPFLFEGTRRMRAAESGIDELQKHVDTLIVIPNQNLFLVAKAETTFKEAFMLADEVLQQGVRSITDLMVMPGLINLDFADVRSVMSEMGKAMMGTGESEGENRALEAAERAIANPLLDGVSMQGAKGVIISIIGGEDMRLLEVDEAANHIRELVDDDANIIWGSAFNPDLDGKIRVSVVATGIDHSAVAGSSSSAPVSLGASRPPKRPIISYSEEENAAPETSGEEEPLELATEMDGEPEGDAAPALEPLSGFGDEEEGEVEPFDLTGMQAGDEMGDADDDDVDGIVDPLAGLRNAENDPYADPAEGLPEPAADSGYGSADEGGYGEGDETLDLTSDMGAGGAGGAPQDDLLANADKLSSEDEPVEQPQGGRRRSLLGGGGSESGGGAAGGGAAGGSTLFERMANLSRGTSGSDDEDEDDDDGDAGGSLSIPRFLGRQNNQ from the coding sequence ATGAGCATCAATATCGGACCTGCGTCGAACGAAGAACTGCGGCCCCGCATTACCGTTATCGGGATCGGCGGTGCAGGCGGAAACGCGATCGCCAACATGATCGAAGCCGAAATCGAAGGCGTCGATTTCATCGTGGCAAATACGGATGCGCAGGCGCTCAATGCCTCGACCGCGGAAAAGCGGATCCAGCTCGGCCCGGAAATCACCGGTGGCCTGGGTGCCGGTGCACGGCCCGAAGTCGGCAAGGCGGCGGCTGAAGAAACCGTAGCCGAGATCGAAGATGCTCTCGAAGGCGTCAACATGGTCTTCATCGCGGCCGGCATGGGCGGCGGCACCGGTACCGGTGCGGCGCCCGTTATCGCCGAAGCTGCCCGCCGCAAGGGTGTTCTGACCGTCGGTGTCGTGACCAAGCCGTTCCTGTTCGAAGGCACGCGCCGCATGCGCGCTGCTGAATCGGGCATCGACGAACTGCAGAAGCATGTCGACACGCTGATCGTGATCCCGAACCAGAACCTGTTCCTGGTCGCGAAGGCGGAAACCACCTTCAAGGAAGCCTTCATGCTGGCGGACGAAGTCCTGCAGCAAGGTGTCCGTTCAATCACCGACCTCATGGTCATGCCCGGCCTCATCAACCTCGACTTCGCCGACGTGCGTTCGGTGATGAGCGAGATGGGCAAGGCGATGATGGGTACCGGCGAAAGCGAAGGCGAAAACCGCGCTCTCGAAGCTGCGGAACGCGCGATCGCCAACCCGCTGCTCGACGGTGTCAGCATGCAGGGCGCAAAGGGTGTAATCATCTCGATCATCGGCGGCGAGGACATGCGCCTGCTCGAAGTCGACGAAGCTGCAAACCACATTCGCGAACTGGTCGACGATGATGCGAACATCATCTGGGGTTCGGCGTTCAACCCTGACCTCGATGGCAAGATCCGCGTTTCTGTCGTCGCGACCGGCATCGATCACAGTGCTGTCGCCGGATCGTCGTCCAGCGCACCTGTGTCGCTCGGGGCTTCGCGTCCGCCGAAACGTCCGATCATTTCCTATTCGGAAGAGGAAAATGCCGCGCCTGAAACTTCGGGCGAGGAAGAGCCGCTGGAACTCGCCACCGAAATGGACGGCGAGCCGGAAGGCGATGCAGCACCTGCTCTCGAACCGCTTTCGGGTTTCGGTGACGAGGAAGAGGGTGAAGTAGAACCCTTCGACCTCACCGGCATGCAGGCAGGCGACGAAATGGGTGACGCCGACGATGACGATGTCGATGGCATCGTCGATCCGCTGGCAGGCCTGCGTAATGCCGAAAACGATCCCTACGCCGATCCGGCCGAAGGACTTCCGGAACCTGCCGCGGACAGCGGATACGGTAGCGCTGACGAAGGCGGTTATGGCGAAGGTGACGAAACGCTCGACCTGACGTCCGACATGGGCGCAGGCGGTGCAGGCGGCGCTCCTCAGGACGATCTCCTGGCCAATGCCGATAAACTGTCGAGTGAAGACGAACCTGTCGAACAGCCCCAGGGCGGTCGGCGCCGGAGCCTTCTGGGCGGTGGCGGAAGCGAGTCCGGCGGCGGTGCAGCCGGCGGAGGTGCTGCCGGCGGCAGCACGCTGTTCGAACGGATGGCAAACCTCTCGCGCGGCACCTCGGGTAGCGACGATGAAGACGAGGACGATGATGATGGCGATGCGGGTGGCTCGCTCAGCATCCCGCGCTTCCTGGGTCGCCAGAACAACCAGTAA
- the ftsA gene encoding cell division protein FtsA, with product MAPPKGNNRINKVFGAVNIGSFRISAMIMGVGEDGELQVLGSGHRAGQGIKRGYITDMAAATYAIRDAVERAEKNAGTSIQSVWVGCSGAGLGSQVSKVEIEIGGRRIEEEDIEQLLVAARDTIRPDGRMVLHAQPAHYTLDGAHGVANPKGLHAERLGVDVHVMLADGAPVRNLTEAVQNAHLEVEAVVAAPLAAGYACLSDEERELGVALVEIGGEVTNVSVFAGGMLLGLTALPFGSTDITDAIASAFGIRRFQAERLKCVSGSAIASPTDHREMIPVNGPGDDQVGPVARGADDRNRIPRSELVSIVTQNLSHLTTEVGRALKSMGFSGSRGGQVVLTGGGAELAGLAEFAQGALGMPVRIGKPPALKGLPEAHSTPGFSTLAGLCLYAIDDPIDIRSVGARKQVSTRYGGSETVTRLFRALREYF from the coding sequence ATGGCACCGCCCAAGGGCAACAATCGCATCAACAAGGTATTTGGCGCCGTCAACATCGGCTCGTTCCGCATTTCCGCCATGATCATGGGCGTGGGCGAGGATGGCGAATTGCAGGTGCTGGGTAGCGGGCACCGCGCCGGGCAGGGGATCAAGCGCGGCTATATCACCGACATGGCGGCGGCGACCTATGCCATTCGCGATGCTGTGGAGCGCGCGGAAAAGAATGCCGGTACATCGATCCAGAGCGTCTGGGTCGGATGTTCGGGCGCGGGTCTGGGCAGCCAGGTTTCCAAGGTCGAAATCGAGATCGGCGGTCGCCGGATCGAGGAAGAGGATATCGAGCAACTGCTGGTTGCGGCGCGCGATACCATCCGGCCCGACGGGCGCATGGTGCTGCATGCCCAGCCTGCCCATTACACGCTCGATGGCGCGCACGGCGTCGCCAATCCCAAGGGACTGCATGCCGAACGGCTTGGCGTGGATGTCCACGTGATGCTGGCCGATGGTGCGCCGGTCCGCAACCTGACCGAAGCGGTGCAGAATGCGCATCTGGAGGTCGAAGCGGTCGTGGCCGCTCCGCTCGCTGCAGGCTATGCCTGCCTCTCGGACGAAGAACGCGAGCTGGGCGTGGCGCTGGTCGAGATCGGCGGCGAAGTGACCAATGTTTCGGTCTTCGCAGGCGGAATGCTGCTGGGGCTGACGGCGCTACCTTTCGGTTCGACCGACATCACCGATGCCATCGCCTCTGCTTTCGGCATTCGCCGTTTCCAGGCCGAACGGCTTAAATGCGTGTCCGGTTCGGCCATTGCCAGCCCGACCGATCACCGCGAGATGATACCGGTGAACGGTCCGGGTGACGACCAGGTTGGCCCGGTCGCGCGCGGTGCAGACGATCGCAACCGCATTCCGCGTTCGGAACTCGTATCAATCGTCACGCAAAACCTTTCGCACCTGACGACAGAGGTCGGGCGCGCTCTCAAATCGATGGGCTTTTCAGGCTCGCGCGGGGGGCAGGTCGTGCTCACCGGCGGCGGTGCCGAACTCGCCGGTCTGGCCGAATTCGCGCAAGGCGCGCTCGGCATGCCGGTCCGGATCGGCAAGCCGCCAGCGCTCAAGGGGCTTCCCGAAGCGCATTCGACCCCGGGTTTTTCGACTTTGGCCGGTCTTTGCCTCTATGCCATCGACGATCCGATCGACATTCGTTCGGTCGGAGCGCGCAAGCAGGTATCGACCCGTTACGGCGGTTCGGAAACGGTAACGCGCCTTTTCCGGGCGCTCAGGGAATATTTTTGA
- a CDS encoding cell division protein FtsQ/DivIB: protein MATIKRGGKGVRRAARANSRATTARKAKAKTSGFLDGAMALLPFTDEQMHRIFLAVILGGAVALAWFIASLAGLPAMAQAQIAGLASDAGFEVRHVRVTGVERMNAQRVYEKVLSQRDMPMPQVELENLREDLLQLAWVEDARVSRQLPETLAIDIVEREPHAVLQKPDRLMLIDATGAELEPVSRASAKDMLVISGPGANRQVPDLDELLEAAPALRPQVREAEWIGNRRWNLTFRTGQKLALPQGEDAAASALINFARLDGQNRLLGGKVATFDMRAPPRIYMRIPGRADQVLGEGTN from the coding sequence ATGGCGACGATTAAGCGCGGCGGCAAAGGGGTAAGGCGCGCTGCACGCGCCAACAGCCGTGCCACGACCGCGCGCAAGGCGAAGGCGAAGACCAGCGGTTTTCTCGACGGTGCAATGGCATTGCTGCCGTTCACGGATGAACAGATGCACCGCATTTTCCTTGCCGTAATCCTCGGCGGTGCGGTGGCGCTCGCATGGTTCATCGCCAGCCTCGCAGGGTTGCCGGCCATGGCGCAGGCGCAGATTGCAGGGCTTGCGTCCGATGCCGGGTTCGAAGTGCGCCATGTCCGCGTAACCGGCGTCGAGCGGATGAATGCGCAGCGCGTTTACGAGAAGGTCCTGTCGCAGCGCGACATGCCCATGCCGCAGGTCGAGCTCGAAAACTTGCGCGAAGACCTGCTGCAGCTTGCCTGGGTAGAGGATGCGCGCGTGTCGCGGCAGCTTCCCGAAACGCTCGCCATCGATATCGTCGAGCGCGAGCCGCACGCCGTACTCCAGAAACCCGATCGCCTGATGCTGATCGATGCGACCGGCGCAGAGCTGGAGCCTGTTTCCCGCGCCAGCGCCAAGGACATGCTGGTCATCAGCGGGCCGGGTGCCAACCGCCAGGTCCCCGACCTCGATGAGCTGCTGGAAGCTGCGCCCGCTCTTCGCCCGCAGGTCCGCGAGGCTGAATGGATCGGGAACCGGCGCTGGAACCTCACCTTCAGGACGGGGCAGAAACTCGCCCTTCCGCAGGGCGAGGATGCAGCAGCATCGGCGCTGATCAATTTCGCGCGGCTCGACGGACAGAATCGCCTGCTCGGCGGCAAGGTCGCGACTTTCGACATGCGTGCACCGCCGCGCATCTACATGCGTATTCCCGGTCGTGCAGACCAGGTGCTGGGGGAAGGGACAAACTGA
- a CDS encoding D-alanine--D-alanine ligase, giving the protein MASNLPKLHVAVLMGGWANERPVSLMSGNGVADALESRGHKVTRIDMDRKVAQRIAEVAPDVVFNALHGVPGEDGTVQGMLDLMGVPYTHSGLATSVIAIDKELTKQALVPHGVPMPGGRIVQCVDLFDRDPLPRPYVLKPVNEGSSVGVAIVTDDSNYGNPIARDAKGPWQDFKQLLAEPFIKGRELTTAVLDGPEGPRALGVTELVIETGFYDFDHKYTDGMTTHICPAQIPENIAALCREYAVKAHKLLGCHGVSRTDFRWDDELGEDGLFVLETNTQPGMTPLSLVPEQARLIDMDYADIVEAIVAEAMRVHADTPSGGGDGDD; this is encoded by the coding sequence ATGGCTTCTAACCTTCCCAAACTCCACGTAGCAGTGCTGATGGGTGGTTGGGCCAACGAACGCCCCGTCTCCCTGATGAGCGGCAATGGCGTTGCCGATGCTCTCGAGAGCCGCGGCCACAAGGTCACGCGGATCGATATGGACCGCAAGGTCGCGCAGCGCATCGCCGAGGTTGCGCCCGACGTCGTGTTCAACGCGCTCCATGGCGTCCCGGGCGAAGATGGCACGGTGCAGGGAATGCTCGACCTGATGGGTGTGCCCTATACTCATTCGGGCCTAGCGACTTCGGTCATTGCCATCGACAAGGAACTGACGAAGCAGGCGCTCGTCCCGCACGGCGTCCCCATGCCGGGTGGACGCATCGTCCAGTGTGTCGACCTGTTCGACCGCGATCCCCTGCCGCGCCCTTACGTCCTGAAGCCGGTCAACGAAGGGTCTTCTGTCGGCGTCGCGATCGTCACCGACGACAGCAATTACGGCAATCCGATCGCACGCGATGCGAAGGGTCCGTGGCAGGACTTCAAGCAGTTGCTCGCCGAACCTTTCATCAAGGGTCGCGAACTGACGACGGCCGTGCTCGACGGGCCCGAAGGGCCGCGCGCGTTGGGCGTTACCGAACTCGTCATCGAAACCGGATTCTACGATTTCGACCACAAGTATACCGACGGGATGACGACCCACATCTGCCCCGCGCAGATCCCTGAAAACATCGCCGCCCTGTGCCGCGAATATGCGGTGAAAGCACACAAGCTGCTCGGCTGTCACGGGGTGAGCCGCACCGATTTCCGCTGGGACGACGAACTTGGCGAGGATGGCCTGTTCGTCCTTGAAACCAATACGCAGCCGGGCATGACCCCTCTCAGCCTGGTGCCCGAACAGGCGCGGCTGATCGACATGGATTATGCCGATATCGTCGAAGCGATCGTCGCAGAAGCAATGCGCGTCCACGCCGACACACCATCGGGAGGCGGCGATGGCGACGATTAA